In the genome of Segatella copri, one region contains:
- a CDS encoding cytochrome ubiquinol oxidase subunit I — MTNLLLDITSATIDWSRAQFALTAIYHWLFVPLTLGLAVIMGIAETCYYRTNKPFWKHVTRFWQKLFGVNFAMGVATGIILEFEFGTNWSNYSWFVGDVFGAPLAIEGILAFFMESTFVAVMFFGWDKVSRGFHLASTWLTGLGATISAWWILVANAWMQYPVGQEFNPDTMRFEMTSFLDVALSPFAINKFTHTVTSSWIIGATFVVAVSCWYLLKKRETQLAKASIKMGAGVGLIATLLAAMTGDNSAYRVAQVQPMKLAAMEALYNGGKGESLTAIAAVHPFKQPDYESEQEPAMRIAIPNMLSFLATRTADGYVPGVNDILKGYTREDGTREPSAQEKIARGKKAIVALKTYRETQAKDQLPILRENMKYFGYGYIKDTKELVPSIPICFYAFRLMVGVGCLLILFFALSLFLVYKKEIAQYRWFLISAIIMIPLAYIASESGWIVAEIGRQPWTIQDLLPVSAAISDIEAGSVATTFFIFLALFTTMLAVEISILVKQIKKGPEYE; from the coding sequence ATGACAAATCTTTTGTTAGACATTACATCAGCCACCATCGACTGGTCGAGGGCGCAATTCGCACTCACGGCCATCTACCATTGGCTGTTCGTCCCGCTCACCCTGGGACTGGCAGTAATCATGGGCATCGCCGAAACATGTTACTACCGCACCAACAAACCGTTCTGGAAACACGTAACCCGTTTCTGGCAAAAACTCTTTGGCGTCAACTTCGCCATGGGCGTTGCCACAGGAATCATCCTGGAGTTTGAATTTGGCACCAACTGGAGCAACTACTCCTGGTTTGTGGGCGACGTATTCGGCGCTCCCCTAGCCATCGAAGGCATCCTGGCTTTCTTCATGGAGAGCACCTTCGTGGCGGTGATGTTCTTCGGCTGGGATAAGGTGAGCCGGGGCTTCCACCTTGCCTCCACCTGGCTCACGGGACTTGGCGCCACCATTTCTGCCTGGTGGATTCTCGTAGCCAACGCCTGGATGCAATATCCGGTGGGACAGGAATTCAATCCCGACACCATGCGCTTCGAGATGACCTCGTTCCTGGATGTGGCACTCTCGCCATTCGCCATCAACAAGTTTACCCACACCGTCACCTCATCCTGGATCATCGGAGCCACCTTCGTGGTAGCCGTAAGCTGCTGGTATCTCCTGAAGAAGAGAGAAACCCAACTTGCCAAGGCGAGCATCAAGATGGGTGCCGGCGTAGGACTCATCGCCACCCTGCTGGCTGCGATGACCGGCGACAATTCCGCCTATCGGGTGGCACAGGTGCAGCCAATGAAACTGGCTGCGATGGAAGCATTATATAATGGTGGAAAGGGTGAGAGCCTTACAGCGATAGCAGCCGTTCATCCCTTCAAGCAGCCCGATTACGAAAGCGAGCAGGAGCCAGCCATGCGCATCGCCATCCCCAACATGCTCTCGTTTCTAGCCACCCGCACAGCCGATGGCTACGTGCCTGGCGTGAACGATATTCTCAAGGGTTACACCCGCGAGGATGGAACCCGGGAACCATCAGCCCAGGAAAAGATAGCCCGGGGCAAGAAGGCGATTGTTGCCCTGAAAACCTATCGCGAAACCCAGGCGAAAGACCAGCTCCCTATCCTCAGGGAGAACATGAAATACTTCGGATATGGTTACATCAAGGACACCAAGGAACTGGTGCCGAGCATCCCGATCTGCTTCTACGCCTTCCGCCTGATGGTGGGAGTAGGATGCCTGCTCATCCTCTTCTTCGCCCTCAGCCTCTTCCTCGTCTATAAGAAGGAAATCGCCCAATACCGATGGTTCCTCATTTCCGCCATCATCATGATTCCGCTGGCTTACATCGCCTCAGAATCGGGCTGGATAGTAGCAGAAATCGGTCGCCAGCCTTGGACCATCCAAGACCTGCTGCCAGTAAGCGCCGCCATCTCCGACATCGAGGCAGGCAGCGTGGCCACCACCTTCTTCATCTTCCTGGCACTCTTCACCACCATGCTTGCCGTAGAAATCAGCATCCTGGTGAAGCAGATTAAGAAAGGACCGGAATACGAATAA
- a CDS encoding DUF4492 domain-containing protein → MKQGLLSRIFHLYYDGFRTMTLGKTLWTIILIKLAIIFLVLKLFFFPDFINTNAKNGDKAGFVSKEILNR, encoded by the coding sequence ATGAAACAAGGACTGCTTTCACGGATATTCCATCTCTATTATGATGGTTTCAGGACGATGACCCTGGGCAAGACGCTCTGGACCATCATCCTCATCAAGCTTGCCATCATCTTCCTGGTGCTCAAGCTCTTCTTCTTTCCTGATTTTATCAATACAAATGCAAAGAATGGAGACAAGGCTGGATTCGTATCCAAGGAAATTCTCAACAGATAA
- a CDS encoding helix-turn-helix domain-containing protein, producing MVDCQIIRDGKVEGEVRQNGLTFIDNHGMERSNHIESDAMEVSLKEWHYQKFGIMNQHYFGKANNSKFIAQHEVRPALLFSMPTLGGSMKEVYGSRGAKKEMMWKTGEASLCFLSGEGGANTHLNQGTQFEIFNVVIPQQFIEELIEHDPEAFDQLSPLTNPTFDTQTIIKYNQPAIAAVIKAARDIQRSRLLGNQASKYLESKIFDCLSGFLLPASLLPSSQALSLSIRDKIHDAQSIIRTHYQEMPSLHELAAMVGTNECTLKKAFKQEFGTTVFQYLFDFRMDLAVHYLLDTSLPIADIGVKLGYDYQSHFCTAFKRKHGVSPMEFRLRRGVIART from the coding sequence ATGGTTGACTGTCAGATAATAAGAGATGGAAAGGTAGAAGGAGAGGTAAGACAGAACGGCCTTACCTTCATCGACAACCATGGGATGGAACGGAGCAATCACATCGAATCGGATGCAATGGAAGTTTCGCTCAAGGAGTGGCATTACCAGAAGTTTGGCATTATGAACCAACACTATTTTGGCAAGGCGAACAACTCCAAGTTTATCGCACAGCACGAGGTCAGACCAGCCCTGCTCTTCTCCATGCCAACCCTTGGCGGCAGCATGAAAGAAGTGTACGGCAGTCGTGGTGCGAAAAAGGAAATGATGTGGAAAACAGGCGAGGCAAGCCTCTGTTTTCTAAGCGGCGAAGGTGGTGCCAACACTCACCTGAACCAGGGCACCCAATTCGAAATCTTCAACGTGGTCATCCCGCAGCAATTCATAGAAGAGTTGATCGAGCACGACCCGGAGGCTTTTGATCAGCTCTCCCCCCTAACCAATCCTACCTTCGATACCCAGACCATCATCAAGTACAACCAGCCTGCCATAGCAGCAGTCATCAAGGCGGCACGAGACATCCAGCGTTCCCGCCTGTTAGGCAACCAAGCCTCCAAATACCTGGAATCGAAGATCTTCGACTGCCTCTCGGGATTCCTCCTGCCTGCCAGTCTCTTGCCAAGCAGCCAAGCCCTCAGCCTCAGCATCCGTGACAAGATACACGATGCCCAAAGCATCATCCGCACCCATTACCAGGAAATGCCTTCGCTCCACGAGTTGGCGGCAATGGTGGGCACCAACGAATGCACCCTGAAGAAAGCCTTCAAGCAGGAGTTTGGCACCACGGTATTCCAGTATCTCTTCGATTTCCGCATGGATTTAGCGGTTCATTATCTCCTAGATACGAGTTTGCCGATTGCCGACATCGGGGTCAAATTGGGCTACGATTACCAGAGCCATTTCTGCACGGCATTCAAGCGGAAGCACGGGGTGAGCCCGATGGAATTCAGATTAAGACGTGGAGTTATTGCAAGAACCTGA
- a CDS encoding outer membrane beta-barrel protein, translating to MKHELIMSSLLILGNPMMANAQQTKTTTAESISTAKNISTDSIQAMKEKLRQDSIQWEKQLSAVTVKGTRSQFRQKNGGIVARISGTSLEKEPTATEVLAKLPGMFKNKDGKPQAFIGGAPEIYINDRKVQDYSVVENLPVTQIKEVKVIHHPGAEYGNNVGCVLLITTKKNLQGLAIVENSGFLFDSFVSNNHDLDLTYTRGKMTYYGKLGYANWQGKWKEQDITTNYVSGSNTGDNATTYIASSTLDCKHNYNDHFYWSAGADLALTEKQTIGVKYNGYNIHQPMPFKMTSYAMTNNQVDDNVTGNNKFFYYDWQHHVNAFYQGNYGEKWKLNFFGDFVKLHTEQGQFVDEISEREAASTQQEARNKFTLLPQSDGTIWGAKARANYTINDKQTWMMGAEYNYVKSESRTDYTPADKGTSTHSITKENHAAVFAEYSLDFKPFSLRVGLRYEHVDSRLNYLKDETASTEPLHRKYDNLYPSLLLSHQSGRFSQSLSYRSSETRPSFQELNTGTVYANRYMRQVGNSQLEPSKRHEFQYQASYGDLFLQASYTYVKDYITSIIKPDSDDPQTGYITWTNIDHCWNWGSFLGYRHRWGFYEPQLQAGIQQGFIKAVSMGKEKSFHDPYYIFSLYNGFHLPKGWYMNLSFSYRSSGTYNFLTICSVHNFDFQLYKSFLKDRLSLSLNVNDIFNTKRQKTDGTYGNVRFQQQKWEDIRSVQLRLTYRFNQAKKQYRGENSAQEAVGRMGGK from the coding sequence ATGAAACATGAATTGATCATGAGCAGCTTGCTCATCCTGGGAAACCCGATGATGGCAAACGCTCAACAGACAAAGACCACTACTGCAGAGAGTATTTCTACAGCAAAGAATATTTCTACTGATAGCATCCAGGCGATGAAGGAAAAGCTGCGCCAGGACAGCATCCAATGGGAGAAACAGCTCTCGGCCGTAACCGTCAAGGGAACCCGCTCGCAATTCCGCCAGAAGAACGGAGGAATCGTGGCTCGCATCTCGGGAACTTCGCTCGAGAAGGAGCCAACAGCTACGGAAGTGCTTGCCAAACTTCCCGGAATGTTCAAAAACAAGGATGGCAAACCGCAGGCATTTATCGGCGGCGCACCCGAAATCTACATCAACGACAGAAAGGTGCAGGATTACAGCGTGGTAGAAAACCTGCCCGTTACACAGATAAAAGAGGTGAAAGTGATTCATCATCCCGGAGCCGAATACGGCAACAACGTGGGCTGCGTGCTGCTCATCACAACCAAGAAGAACCTGCAAGGACTCGCCATCGTGGAGAACTCCGGCTTCCTCTTCGACTCCTTCGTGAGCAACAACCATGACCTCGACCTTACCTACACCCGCGGCAAGATGACGTACTACGGCAAGCTTGGTTACGCCAACTGGCAGGGGAAATGGAAAGAACAGGACATCACCACGAATTACGTAAGCGGCAGTAATACAGGCGATAACGCCACCACTTACATTGCCTCCTCCACCCTCGACTGCAAGCATAACTACAACGACCACTTCTACTGGAGCGCCGGAGCCGACCTCGCCCTGACGGAAAAGCAAACCATCGGAGTGAAATACAATGGCTACAACATCCATCAGCCGATGCCTTTCAAGATGACGAGCTATGCGATGACCAACAATCAAGTAGATGACAACGTAACGGGCAACAACAAGTTTTTCTATTACGACTGGCAGCACCACGTGAACGCCTTCTACCAGGGTAATTACGGAGAAAAATGGAAGCTGAACTTCTTCGGCGACTTCGTGAAGCTGCACACAGAGCAAGGCCAATTCGTGGATGAGATTTCGGAGAGAGAAGCAGCCTCTACCCAGCAGGAAGCCAGAAACAAGTTTACCCTCCTGCCGCAAAGCGATGGAACCATCTGGGGAGCAAAGGCCCGCGCCAACTACACCATCAACGACAAGCAAACCTGGATGATGGGCGCCGAGTACAACTACGTGAAGAGCGAATCGCGTACCGATTACACCCCTGCCGATAAGGGAACCTCCACCCACAGCATCACCAAGGAAAATCATGCTGCCGTCTTCGCCGAATATTCACTCGACTTCAAGCCCTTCTCCCTAAGAGTAGGATTGAGATACGAGCACGTGGACAGCCGCCTGAACTATCTGAAAGATGAAACAGCCTCCACCGAGCCGCTTCATCGTAAATACGACAACCTCTACCCATCCCTCCTGCTCTCTCATCAGTCAGGCAGATTCTCCCAGTCCCTAAGCTACCGTTCCTCCGAAACCCGCCCATCCTTCCAGGAGCTGAACACGGGCACGGTTTACGCAAACCGCTACATGAGACAGGTAGGAAACAGCCAGCTGGAGCCATCCAAGCGCCACGAGTTCCAATACCAGGCAAGCTACGGCGACCTCTTCCTCCAGGCAAGCTACACCTACGTAAAAGATTACATCACCAGCATCATCAAACCCGATTCAGATGACCCGCAAACGGGCTACATCACCTGGACCAACATCGACCATTGCTGGAACTGGGGCAGCTTCCTCGGCTACCGCCACCGCTGGGGCTTCTACGAGCCGCAGCTACAGGCAGGCATCCAGCAGGGCTTCATCAAGGCCGTCAGCATGGGCAAGGAGAAAAGCTTCCACGACCCCTACTACATCTTCAGCCTCTACAACGGCTTCCATCTTCCAAAGGGCTGGTACATGAACCTCTCGTTCTCCTACCGAAGCAGCGGCACCTACAATTTCCTCACCATCTGCAGCGTGCACAACTTCGACTTCCAGCTCTACAAGAGTTTCCTGAAAGACCGTCTCTCGCTAAGCCTGAACGTGAACGACATCTTCAACACCAAGCGTCAAAAGACCGATGGCACCTACGGCAACGTGAGGTTCCAGCAGCAGAAGTGGGAAGACATCCGAAGCGTGCAGCTCCGCCTCACCTATCGCTTCAACCAGGCCAAGAAGCAATACCGTGGCGAGAACTCTGCCCAGGAAGCCGTGGGAAGAATGGGAGGAAAATAG
- a CDS encoding MmcQ/YjbR family DNA-binding protein, translating to MNIESVREYCLSLPLVTEDFPFDEQTLVFRILGKIFACVDLERPEWVTMKCNADYALELREVHPEIEGAWHWNKKYWNQVNLYGTLEDDFIQALIRHSYSEVVKKLKKQERMEHPEMLDVKE from the coding sequence ATGAATATAGAATCTGTTAGAGAGTATTGCCTCTCGCTTCCCCTCGTAACCGAGGATTTTCCTTTTGATGAGCAGACCTTGGTGTTTCGCATCTTGGGCAAGATCTTTGCCTGTGTTGACCTGGAGCGCCCCGAGTGGGTTACGATGAAATGTAATGCCGATTACGCCCTCGAACTCCGGGAAGTGCATCCCGAAATAGAAGGCGCATGGCATTGGAATAAGAAATACTGGAATCAGGTAAACCTTTATGGCACGCTGGAAGATGATTTCATCCAGGCCCTGATTCGCCACAGCTATTCCGAAGTGGTGAAGAAGCTCAAGAAACAGGAGCGGATGGAGCATCCGGAAATGCTGGATGTGAAGGAATAG
- a CDS encoding ATP-binding protein — MAERIYPVGIQTFSDIINRGCVYVDKTDLIYKLTKKYKYVFLSRPRRFGKSLLSTTLHSYFAGEKDLFKGLAIEGLEKDWTEYPVLHFDMSTFKYCDIKYFDEKFDIQLEDYEKKYGIERSKKTPGNRLTTLIKTIKEKTGKDLVIIIDEYDAPLLDVLHDKEKLEQVRTIMQEFYTPIKECDKYWRFAFITGITKFSQLSIFSAINNLTNISMDPEFAAICGITKEELTTTLSQDIELMAKHNGVSKEEMARLLQENYDGYHFTRNSPDIFNPFSLMRALASGEIEDYWFASGTSTYLINQMQRFKTDVTELDNVFAFSSSFDRPTEKMTDALPLLYQSGYLTIKDYDPLTKGYFLGIPNKEVRAGLMENLLPLYTNLSDGTSLGFAARFYQALVYGNIDKAMTLMKSYFASIPYPEGGKDVLADMQKNEYYYETVFYIMLSMMNIAVLTQVKSCRGRADAVMFSPHTIFVFEIKINKPAKEALAQIDEKGYMVPFEADERKLVKIGISFSTETRTIEDWEYRVLDKASTKPTHKKAYSVEEKRKEHGNAYLPWEKEADDILIKFYNEGKKIKEIAEIMERSRGAIYSRLKKLGIIN; from the coding sequence ATGGCAGAAAGAATTTATCCTGTGGGAATACAGACATTCAGCGATATCATCAACAGAGGATGCGTGTACGTGGATAAAACAGACTTGATATACAAGTTGACCAAGAAGTACAAGTATGTATTTCTCAGTCGTCCCCGTCGGTTCGGAAAATCCTTGCTGAGCACAACCCTCCATTCCTATTTCGCTGGCGAGAAAGACCTGTTCAAGGGGCTTGCCATCGAAGGTTTGGAAAAGGACTGGACAGAATACCCTGTCCTGCACTTCGACATGTCCACATTCAAGTATTGCGACATCAAATATTTTGATGAGAAATTTGACATACAACTTGAAGATTACGAGAAGAAGTACGGAATAGAGCGCAGCAAAAAAACCCCTGGAAACAGATTGACGACGCTGATCAAGACCATCAAAGAGAAGACTGGTAAAGACCTCGTCATCATCATAGATGAATACGACGCTCCTCTGCTCGATGTTCTTCACGACAAAGAGAAATTAGAGCAAGTAAGAACCATCATGCAGGAATTCTACACTCCTATCAAGGAATGTGACAAGTATTGGAGATTCGCCTTCATCACGGGAATCACCAAGTTCTCGCAGCTCAGCATCTTCAGCGCCATCAACAATCTGACCAACATCTCCATGGACCCAGAGTTTGCTGCCATCTGCGGCATTACCAAGGAGGAACTCACCACCACCCTGAGCCAGGACATCGAACTGATGGCGAAGCACAATGGGGTGAGCAAGGAAGAGATGGCACGGTTGCTCCAGGAGAATTACGACGGCTATCATTTCACAAGAAACAGCCCCGACATCTTCAATCCGTTCAGTCTGATGCGAGCCTTGGCGTCGGGCGAGATAGAGGACTACTGGTTTGCATCGGGCACTTCTACCTATCTCATCAATCAGATGCAGAGATTCAAGACTGACGTGACGGAGCTGGATAATGTCTTCGCCTTCTCGTCTTCGTTCGACCGTCCTACGGAGAAGATGACGGATGCCCTGCCATTGCTCTATCAGAGCGGCTACCTTACCATCAAGGACTACGACCCTCTCACCAAAGGCTACTTTCTCGGCATTCCAAACAAGGAAGTAAGGGCCGGCTTGATGGAAAACCTGCTGCCGCTCTACACGAATCTGAGCGACGGCACATCGCTGGGGTTTGCGGCAAGATTCTATCAGGCATTGGTGTATGGAAACATCGACAAGGCGATGACGCTGATGAAATCCTACTTCGCTTCCATTCCTTATCCAGAAGGCGGGAAAGATGTATTGGCAGACATGCAGAAAAACGAGTATTATTACGAAACCGTTTTCTACATCATGCTTTCAATGATGAACATAGCCGTTCTCACGCAGGTGAAGAGTTGCAGGGGCAGGGCCGATGCCGTGATGTTCTCGCCCCACACCATCTTCGTCTTCGAGATAAAGATCAACAAGCCTGCCAAGGAAGCCCTCGCCCAGATAGACGAAAAAGGCTACATGGTTCCTTTCGAGGCTGATGAAAGAAAGCTCGTAAAGATTGGCATCAGCTTCAGCACAGAGACAAGGACTATTGAGGATTGGGAATACAGGGTTCTGGATAAAGCTTCAACAAAACCAACACATAAGAAAGCGTATTCTGTCGAAGAAAAAAGAAAAGAACACGGAAACGCCTATCTTCCTTGGGAAAAAGAAGCAGATGATATTCTGATAAAATTTTATAATGAAGGAAAAAAGATAAAGGAAATAGCAGAAATCATGGAACGCTCGAGAGGAGCGATTTACTCCAGACTCAAAAAGCTAGGAATTATAAATTAA
- a CDS encoding cupin domain-containing protein: MKETKTIAKAANFTAVDFGKMSEIKDYTLEMGPEIKIPGKVFGGQSVNATGGEFSFQSFAPGTETGFLHTHKNHEELYFFLSGKGEFQVDGKVFPVQEGSVVRVAPAGKRSVRNNGTEPLVMLCVQYKGETFTAEDATDGVILNDKVEW; the protein is encoded by the coding sequence ATGAAAGAAACAAAGACTATTGCAAAGGCTGCTAACTTTACAGCCGTAGATTTTGGTAAGATGAGTGAAATCAAGGATTACACCTTAGAGATGGGTCCTGAGATTAAGATTCCCGGAAAGGTATTCGGAGGTCAGAGCGTAAACGCTACTGGTGGTGAGTTCTCATTCCAAAGCTTTGCTCCTGGCACAGAGACAGGATTCCTCCACACCCACAAGAACCACGAGGAACTGTATTTCTTCCTCAGCGGAAAGGGCGAGTTCCAGGTGGATGGCAAGGTATTCCCAGTTCAGGAGGGAAGCGTGGTAAGAGTAGCACCAGCCGGCAAGCGCTCTGTTCGCAACAATGGTACAGAACCACTCGTGATGCTCTGCGTGCAGTATAAGGGCGAAACCTTTACAGCCGAAGATGCAACCGATGGAGTTATTCTCAACGATAAGGTAGAGTGGTAA
- a CDS encoding winged helix-turn-helix transcriptional regulator translates to MGRMIKEMVVQDCPIRNVLARVCDKWSLLVIYTLKYHQDGPLRFNALRKLIPDISQKMLTSTLKSLEADGYVTRKAYAEVPPRVEYSLTPRAETLIPIMDHLIEWALDNMAVILKDRDKAVG, encoded by the coding sequence ATGGGAAGAATGATAAAAGAAATGGTAGTGCAGGACTGTCCCATCCGTAACGTCCTGGCGCGTGTTTGCGACAAGTGGTCGCTACTGGTAATTTACACCCTGAAATATCATCAGGATGGCCCCCTCCGGTTTAATGCCCTGCGTAAGCTGATTCCGGATATTTCGCAGAAAATGCTTACCAGCACGTTAAAATCGTTGGAGGCTGATGGCTACGTTACCCGCAAGGCTTATGCCGAAGTGCCGCCAAGAGTGGAGTATTCTCTCACACCCCGTGCAGAAACCCTTATTCCTATTATGGATCATCTGATAGAATGGGCGCTGGATAACATGGCTGTGATTCTGAAGGATAGGGATAAGGCTGTAGGCTGA
- a CDS encoding 1-deoxy-D-xylulose-5-phosphate synthase, with amino-acid sequence MYIEKIKSPVDLKKLDLTELQVVADETRQAVLNRVSKHGGHVGPNLGFVEATVALHYVFDAPKDKLVFDVSHQCYPHKVLTGRAAGFLGDVDDMNAISGYSSPAECPEYDNFEVGHTSTSVSLATGLQKARDIKGTDENIIAIIGDGSLSGGEAFEGLDEASELGTGIIIVVNDNEMSIAENHGGIYKNLRALRLSNGTCEHNWFKAWGFEYKYLEEGNDIEKLIQVFESVKDTDKPTVVHIHTEKGHGFAPAVANKEAWHWGLPFNLEDGSRPRKNADGTLPEVAPTEDYGTLFSDWMLSEMKQDRTLIAVTAGTPTAGGFTADKRQQAGNQHIDMGIAEEQAVAMISGMAKGGLHPVWTVYSTFIQRTYDQIAQDLCINSNPAVINVVGGGVNSMNDITHICLFDIPMLCSIPGLIYLAPTTCEEYFAMLRWSILQDKKPVAIRVPSNGVVHTSEAVDAEYGYEAKYRVMHQGEKVAIIAAGSFYQKGENVVRLLADKGIDATLINPRYLNEVDAETLDSLKANHQLVVTLEDGSKDGGFGERIASYYGTSEMKVMVGGIRKGLYDRYDVQQLLSDNRLLDEQIVEDILLVIND; translated from the coding sequence ATGTATATTGAGAAAATAAAGTCGCCAGTCGACTTGAAGAAGCTGGATTTGACGGAGTTGCAGGTGGTGGCTGATGAAACCAGACAGGCTGTGCTGAACCGTGTGAGCAAGCATGGCGGTCATGTGGGACCGAACCTGGGATTCGTGGAGGCTACCGTGGCGCTTCACTACGTGTTTGATGCGCCAAAGGATAAGCTTGTGTTTGACGTAAGCCACCAATGCTATCCGCATAAGGTGCTCACCGGGCGAGCTGCGGGATTCCTCGGCGATGTGGATGACATGAATGCCATTTCGGGCTATTCTTCTCCTGCCGAATGTCCGGAATATGATAACTTTGAGGTAGGGCATACTTCTACTTCTGTGAGTCTTGCCACCGGTTTGCAGAAGGCGCGCGACATCAAGGGTACCGATGAGAACATCATCGCCATCATCGGCGATGGCTCCCTTTCGGGCGGCGAGGCTTTCGAGGGACTGGATGAGGCTTCGGAACTCGGTACGGGCATCATCATCGTGGTGAACGACAACGAAATGTCTATCGCTGAAAATCATGGCGGAATCTATAAGAACCTGCGTGCCTTGCGCCTGAGCAACGGCACCTGTGAGCACAACTGGTTCAAGGCGTGGGGCTTTGAATACAAGTACCTGGAAGAGGGTAACGACATCGAAAAACTCATCCAGGTTTTCGAGAGCGTAAAGGATACGGATAAGCCTACCGTGGTTCACATTCACACAGAGAAGGGTCATGGCTTTGCGCCAGCCGTAGCCAACAAGGAGGCTTGGCATTGGGGATTGCCTTTCAACCTGGAAGATGGCAGCCGACCAAGAAAGAATGCCGATGGAACCCTCCCGGAGGTTGCTCCAACAGAGGATTACGGTACATTATTCTCTGACTGGATGCTCAGCGAGATGAAGCAGGATAGGACGCTCATCGCCGTAACCGCCGGTACTCCTACCGCAGGTGGCTTTACTGCCGATAAGCGCCAACAGGCTGGCAATCAGCACATCGATATGGGAATAGCCGAAGAGCAGGCGGTGGCGATGATTTCGGGAATGGCAAAGGGCGGATTGCATCCGGTTTGGACCGTTTACAGCACCTTCATCCAGCGCACCTACGACCAGATAGCGCAAGACCTCTGCATCAATTCCAATCCAGCCGTGATCAACGTGGTAGGAGGCGGAGTGAACTCGATGAACGACATCACCCACATCTGCCTTTTCGATATTCCGATGCTCTGCAGCATTCCGGGGCTCATCTATCTGGCTCCAACCACCTGCGAGGAGTATTTCGCCATGCTCCGCTGGAGCATTCTGCAGGATAAGAAACCTGTCGCCATCCGCGTGCCAAGCAATGGCGTGGTTCATACGTCAGAAGCCGTTGATGCTGAGTATGGCTACGAGGCAAAGTACAGGGTGATGCACCAGGGCGAGAAGGTGGCAATCATCGCTGCCGGTTCGTTCTATCAGAAGGGCGAGAATGTAGTCCGCCTGTTGGCTGATAAGGGTATCGATGCAACGCTCATCAATCCCCGTTATCTGAATGAGGTGGATGCCGAGACGCTGGATAGCTTGAAGGCAAACCATCAGTTGGTGGTAACCCTGGAGGATGGCTCGAAGGATGGCGGATTCGGAGAGCGCATCGCCTCTTACTATGGCACTTCAGAAATGAAGGTGATGGTGGGCGGCATCAGAAAGGGTCTCTACGATAGATATGATGTGCAGCAGTTGCTTTCGGATAATCGCCTGCTCGATGAGCAGATTGTGGAAGACATCTTGTTAGTGATTAATGATTAA